The following coding sequences lie in one Pontibacter sp. G13 genomic window:
- a CDS encoding SDR family oxidoreductase, with product MPENVLILGATSDIGRAIAHRYARSGASLWLAARNETALKKEASDLEIRHDAEVKCFLFEATDFRLHEEWVQALPTAPDVVVLAFGYLPVGTPSEISWDDYHESLQVNLVGAASILHRLIPMMTAQKRGTIIGISSVAGERGRASNYPYGAAKAGFTALLSGIRNELSTHGIHVLTVKPGFVDTRMTAHMPLPAPLTTQPSDLAEAIFSAAKKKRHTLYYLRTWRLIMWIIRNIPERIFQRLSL from the coding sequence ATGCCAGAAAACGTCCTGATACTAGGCGCCACTTCGGATATCGGCCGTGCAATCGCTCACCGATACGCCCGGAGTGGCGCTTCCCTTTGGCTCGCTGCCAGAAATGAAACTGCCCTCAAGAAAGAGGCCTCAGATCTCGAGATTCGCCATGACGCCGAGGTTAAGTGCTTTTTGTTTGAAGCAACTGATTTTCGCCTTCATGAAGAATGGGTACAGGCATTGCCAACTGCGCCCGACGTTGTGGTTCTTGCATTCGGATATCTTCCTGTTGGCACACCTTCAGAGATTTCTTGGGATGACTATCATGAAAGCCTTCAGGTCAATCTCGTTGGAGCTGCGTCCATCCTGCATCGACTCATTCCTATGATGACTGCCCAAAAACGGGGGACTATCATCGGCATTTCTTCCGTCGCAGGAGAACGAGGCAGAGCGAGCAACTACCCCTATGGAGCTGCAAAAGCAGGTTTTACAGCACTTTTGAGTGGCATTAGGAACGAATTGTCCACACATGGCATTCATGTACTGACTGTCAAGCCCGGCTTCGTTGATACCCGTATGACCGCCCACATGCCCCTTCCTGCCCCCTTGACGACCCAACCATCGGATTTGGCTGAAGCGATATTTTCAGCTGCTAAAAAGAAACGCCATACCCTCTATTATTTGAGGACATGGCGTTTGATCATGTGGATCATTCGAAATATACCTGAGCGGATATTCCAGCGACTTTCACTCTGA
- a CDS encoding DUF368 domain-containing protein: MKSLLLLFLKGLAMGAANVIPGVSGGTIALITGIYERLIHAVKSFDLDAVKLIFQGKFKDFWEHIDGSFLVAVFLGIGVSLISIAKAFKFLLENETYAVWLMAFFLGLIAISIVSVGKTVEKWDAKSIVALVIGLIAALSIAFLTPASENDSLPFLLLCGVIAMCSMILPGLSGSFVLIILGNYKLIMLDAVSELNFTILGPVAVGAILGLLAFSRVLSWIFEHHRDVTISLMTGFIMGSLTIIWPWKNELHLMENGVEVMKKGKPVISGYEWYIPDFAATETWVAIGLIVLGIASVWGMEKMAERFSNSNAAEVEVQ, translated from the coding sequence ATGAAATCTCTGTTACTGTTATTCTTGAAAGGGCTTGCCATGGGTGCAGCCAACGTAATCCCCGGCGTTTCTGGGGGAACCATTGCCCTGATTACCGGAATCTATGAGCGCTTGATCCATGCGGTCAAATCCTTCGATCTCGATGCTGTCAAGTTGATCTTTCAAGGAAAGTTCAAGGATTTCTGGGAGCATATTGATGGTTCATTCCTCGTCGCAGTCTTTCTCGGGATTGGGGTGAGCTTGATCAGTATCGCCAAAGCCTTCAAATTCCTCCTCGAAAACGAGACCTATGCGGTCTGGCTCATGGCTTTCTTCTTGGGATTGATCGCCATCTCTATTGTCTCGGTAGGCAAAACCGTAGAAAAATGGGATGCCAAATCCATCGTCGCCTTGGTCATAGGATTGATTGCTGCACTCAGCATCGCATTTCTCACCCCAGCGTCTGAAAACGATTCACTGCCCTTTCTTCTACTCTGTGGCGTCATTGCCATGTGTAGCATGATTTTGCCGGGGCTCTCAGGGTCATTTGTCCTGATCATCTTGGGAAATTACAAGCTGATCATGCTGGATGCTGTGAGCGAATTGAACTTCACCATTTTGGGCCCCGTAGCTGTTGGAGCCATTTTGGGCCTGCTTGCCTTCTCTCGTGTCCTGAGTTGGATTTTCGAGCATCACAGAGATGTGACCATTTCCCTAATGACCGGATTCATCATGGGATCACTGACCATCATCTGGCCCTGGAAGAATGAGCTACATTTGATGGAAAATGGTGTGGAAGTCATGAAAAAGGGCAAACCTGTGATTTCCGGATACGAATGGTACATTCCCGATTTTGCTGCTACAGAAACGTGGGTGGCAATAGGATTGATTGTCTTGGGAATCGCCTCTGTCTGGGGCATGGAAAAAATGGCCGAAAGGTTCTCCAATTCCAATGCCGCGGAGGTAGAGGTACAATAA
- the frr gene encoding ribosome recycling factor, giving the protein MDDSIKSVIDNATLKMDAAIEHLKSALLKIRAGKASPDMLDSVRVDYYGTPTPVAQVAKVSAMDARTITVTPWEKNMIPAIEKAIRDANLGFNPGSDGEMVRVPIPSLTEDRRKTLVKQAKAEGEDTKVSIRSTRKDANNSLKQLQKDGESEDAIKGAETQVQDLTNSYSKKVDDMLKEKEGQIMTI; this is encoded by the coding sequence ATGGACGATAGTATTAAGTCGGTCATCGACAACGCGACCCTCAAGATGGATGCAGCCATCGAGCACTTGAAATCTGCCCTGTTGAAAATCCGAGCCGGAAAAGCTTCTCCGGACATGCTCGACAGCGTGCGGGTCGATTACTATGGAACTCCCACTCCTGTTGCACAAGTAGCCAAGGTCAGTGCCATGGACGCTCGTACCATCACTGTGACTCCTTGGGAAAAAAATATGATCCCCGCGATCGAAAAGGCTATCCGTGATGCCAACTTGGGATTCAACCCCGGTAGTGATGGCGAAATGGTACGCGTTCCTATCCCATCCTTGACTGAAGATCGTCGTAAGACCCTCGTCAAGCAGGCCAAAGCCGAAGGAGAGGACACCAAGGTTTCCATTCGCAGCACGCGTAAAGATGCCAACAACTCGCTCAAGCAATTGCAGAAGGATGGAGAGTCCGAGGATGCCATCAAAGGAGCCGAAACTCAAGTTCAAGATCTCACCAACTCCTATTCCAAGAAAGTAGATGATATGCTCAAGGAAAAGGAAGGCCAGATCATGACCATCTAA
- the gatB gene encoding Asp-tRNA(Asn)/Glu-tRNA(Gln) amidotransferase subunit GatB: MKKLPSEILAKYEAVIGLEIHVQLSTQSKMFATEAAGLAPGPNRHVSLIAMAHPGALPSINLGGVEKAVRFGMAIHGEIAQTCYFDRKHYFYPDSPKGYQMTQDGKPYCMGGRIEFPMPDGEIRGIDLHHIHIEEDAGKSLHQAGKPYTQVDLNRAGTPLIEIVTLPTLHEPEEAGALMAEVRRLVRYLDVGDGDMEKGNLRCDANISIRPKGVKTLGTRAEIKNVNSINFVIRALKYEFQRQVQLVEAGEEIVQETRTWDAQAGKTFGMRDKENAHDYRYFPEPDLLPIHLSEAWMSARKAELLELPIDRYRRYLEAGLSVNESLALIEQIQLSAYFDQLVEQVDSSKTAANWLLGPVKAFLNQSGQSIEQFPLGVDQLVELITWVKKGQFSRQVAIAQVLPAWVESPSAPLERIAQQLDLLGKPEADEIGKILQEVLDAFPKEANRLKQGEMKLIGFFIGQANKKFKGKADPKAIKTAVMEWAKS, from the coding sequence ATGAAAAAATTGCCTTCCGAAATACTCGCCAAGTACGAGGCGGTCATCGGTCTCGAAATTCACGTACAGCTCTCCACCCAAAGTAAAATGTTCGCCACTGAGGCTGCAGGTCTTGCCCCCGGCCCCAATCGGCACGTATCGCTCATTGCTATGGCACATCCTGGTGCATTGCCATCCATCAATCTAGGTGGCGTGGAAAAAGCCGTGAGATTTGGCATGGCAATCCATGGAGAGATTGCACAAACCTGTTACTTCGACCGAAAGCATTATTTCTATCCGGATTCCCCAAAGGGTTACCAGATGACCCAAGATGGCAAGCCCTATTGTATGGGAGGCAGGATTGAATTTCCGATGCCGGATGGTGAAATTCGAGGGATTGATCTGCATCACATTCACATTGAGGAAGATGCGGGCAAATCCCTTCATCAAGCTGGCAAGCCTTATACGCAGGTAGACCTCAACAGAGCGGGCACTCCACTGATTGAAATCGTTACGCTTCCAACGCTTCATGAGCCCGAAGAAGCTGGTGCATTGATGGCCGAAGTCCGAAGATTGGTACGCTATCTAGATGTCGGGGACGGAGACATGGAGAAAGGCAACCTGAGATGCGACGCCAACATTTCCATTCGCCCAAAAGGAGTGAAAACCCTCGGCACACGTGCAGAAATCAAAAATGTCAACTCCATCAACTTTGTCATCCGCGCCCTGAAATACGAATTCCAGCGGCAAGTTCAATTGGTAGAGGCTGGAGAGGAAATCGTTCAGGAAACTCGTACATGGGATGCTCAGGCAGGCAAAACATTTGGGATGCGGGACAAGGAAAACGCCCACGATTACCGTTATTTTCCGGAACCCGATCTGCTGCCGATTCATCTTTCAGAAGCTTGGATGAGCGCCCGAAAAGCAGAATTGTTGGAACTTCCTATAGACCGCTATCGGAGGTACTTGGAAGCTGGCCTTTCCGTGAATGAATCATTGGCACTGATCGAGCAGATCCAACTTTCAGCGTACTTTGACCAATTGGTTGAACAGGTCGATTCGTCCAAAACCGCTGCCAACTGGCTGCTTGGACCGGTGAAAGCCTTTCTCAATCAGTCTGGACAATCCATCGAGCAATTTCCGTTGGGCGTGGACCAGTTGGTTGAATTGATTACTTGGGTCAAAAAGGGACAGTTCTCCCGGCAGGTAGCCATCGCTCAGGTTCTTCCTGCATGGGTAGAATCACCTTCTGCACCGCTTGAGCGTATTGCCCAACAATTAGATCTTCTTGGGAAACCGGAGGCGGATGAAATTGGAAAAATCTTGCAAGAAGTACTCGACGCATTTCCCAAAGAAGCCAATCGTCTCAAGCAAGGAGAAATGAAGCTGATTGGCTTTTTCATCGGGCAAGCCAACAAAAAATTCAAGGGCAAGGCAGACCCCAAAGCCATCAAAACTGCGGTGATGGAATGGGCCAAATCCTAG
- a CDS encoding 4Fe-4S binding protein yields the protein MAIIITDECINCGACEPECPNTAIYEPGVPWKFSDGTDLSGDLDFGEGQVIGADDEMEPISDEVYYIAPYKCTECIGFHEEPQCAAVCPVDCCVPDPDNEETEEELTAKKDWMHAE from the coding sequence ATGGCCATCATCATAACAGACGAGTGCATTAACTGTGGCGCCTGCGAGCCTGAATGCCCAAACACTGCCATTTATGAGCCTGGGGTGCCTTGGAAATTCTCTGATGGCACTGATTTGAGTGGAGATCTGGACTTCGGCGAAGGACAGGTAATCGGAGCTGACGACGAGATGGAGCCGATTTCTGACGAAGTCTACTACATCGCTCCCTACAAATGTACGGAGTGTATCGGCTTCCACGAAGAGCCTCAATGTGCCGCGGTTTGCCCAGTAGATTGCTGTGTTCCTGACCCTGACAACGAGGAGACGGAAGAAGAGCTCACCGCCAAGAAAGATTGGATGCACGCAGAATAA
- a CDS encoding acyl-CoA reductase: MSNESHPSESLSRSQLIAAMVKLGKAIHPNQLPEAVLQASLTQNPWFTEFYVRQSLMAIQPWFVEEMLTKFLDRYPRPRHGGQRVGIIAAGNLPLVGLHDVLITVLAGHHAYVKASHQDRVLMDWVLGTWSKVAPEIKKFLHPVDSLKRIDFLLATGSNNTARYLEHAFHSVQRIVRGNRFSVAILDKYTSESELEALCMDIYLYNGLGCRNVSNLLVVGDFEPKDCLSYLNEYPLEQLNYLYLERVLYETARMKTLGTTFWGTSRCVLIPNETLTYSSMGYLNMVTVPSREQALHHVQANRDRIQCVVGLDTDFGTTQYPNFDVFADQLDTMDRLTSL, translated from the coding sequence ATGTCAAACGAGTCCCATCCATCAGAATCGCTTTCTCGGTCGCAGCTGATTGCGGCCATGGTCAAGTTGGGGAAAGCAATTCATCCAAATCAGCTTCCAGAGGCCGTATTGCAGGCAAGTCTGACACAGAATCCGTGGTTCACGGAATTTTATGTGCGTCAATCCCTGATGGCTATCCAGCCGTGGTTTGTGGAGGAGATGCTGACGAAATTTTTGGATCGTTATCCTCGTCCTAGGCATGGAGGGCAACGAGTGGGGATTATCGCGGCTGGAAATCTGCCCTTGGTGGGATTGCACGATGTCCTAATCACCGTATTGGCTGGACACCATGCCTATGTCAAAGCATCTCATCAGGACCGGGTCTTGATGGATTGGGTGTTGGGTACTTGGTCAAAGGTTGCGCCTGAAATCAAAAAATTCTTACATCCGGTCGATTCGTTGAAAAGGATTGATTTCCTGCTTGCAACGGGCAGTAACAATACGGCACGGTACCTAGAACATGCTTTTCATTCTGTACAGCGGATTGTACGAGGCAATCGTTTTTCTGTCGCGATTTTGGACAAATATACCTCTGAGAGTGAATTGGAGGCACTTTGTATGGATATATATCTATACAACGGTTTGGGATGTCGCAATGTCAGCAATCTATTGGTGGTAGGTGATTTTGAACCGAAAGATTGTTTGTCTTACCTGAATGAATATCCACTTGAACAATTGAACTATTTGTATTTGGAACGGGTTTTGTACGAAACAGCACGGATGAAAACATTAGGTACAACGTTTTGGGGAACTTCACGTTGTGTGCTGATTCCCAATGAGACGCTCACCTATTCATCCATGGGGTATTTGAACATGGTAACCGTTCCTTCCCGGGAACAAGCATTGCACCACGTCCAAGCGAACCGGGATCGAATCCAGTGTGTAGTCGGCTTGGACACGGACTTCGGAACTACCCAATATCCGAATTTCGATGTCTTCGCAGACCAGCTGGATACCATGGATCGACTGACTAGCCTGTAG
- a CDS encoding caspase family protein yields the protein MRRRNILPSFRWLTCLCVLAVTVLPNDLLGQQYRSGRNQDVEVLFEDEFLDNRNHWELESHYAEESIFNDEFHITTLNEMRRVQTKNIPLDPYGDYEINLSFRFQPSEGNTFSGITFGGDRASEFMFLVNQEGRFVVNRYDRGRQDSYLDQKNRYGFHKYGYQNLTVAKQGNLWIFLVGGKELYRMESRTFFGSEIGFVVGGKSNLEIDFLKVTQIPVRDFDGPQIFISQPMLNDNGMIFVNERQQKIKGKVYDKSAISHLVIGNTRIKVNNGSFEAGFELKDNRPYQIDVTCFDTYGNSSTETFRIQYVDSPQDELVYQPYNTQGNEYQYQNNATRTPKREEKKPTIGENYLLVIGVNSYSQWNPLHNAVKDCKDIANTLTTYYDFSPDHVISRFNEEATRENILETFEYLQERLTEHDNLIIYYAGHGYYDKSSELGYWVPVDARLNKIPDYIRNSTIHDYLRTIDTKHTFLIADACYAGSLFGTTRGNLDRDARSRWAFTSGDIEKVWDGRPGTNSPFAKYLIKFLRENPKNTFTVEELIQSVSPLVQRNTQQNPQGAALRQVGDDGGVFEFTRR from the coding sequence ATGAGACGCCGGAACATTTTACCCTCTTTTCGCTGGCTGACTTGTCTCTGTGTATTAGCCGTCACTGTCTTACCTAATGACCTCTTGGGCCAACAATACCGTAGTGGGCGCAATCAAGATGTCGAGGTATTGTTCGAGGATGAATTCTTGGACAACCGAAACCACTGGGAGCTCGAATCCCATTACGCTGAAGAGTCCATCTTCAACGACGAATTTCACATCACGACGCTCAATGAGATGCGTCGGGTGCAGACCAAAAACATCCCACTCGATCCTTACGGGGACTACGAGATCAACCTGAGTTTCCGCTTTCAGCCATCCGAAGGCAACACTTTTAGTGGAATCACCTTTGGTGGAGACCGGGCGAGTGAGTTCATGTTCTTGGTCAACCAAGAAGGACGTTTTGTCGTCAACCGCTACGACCGCGGGCGTCAAGACAGCTACTTGGATCAAAAAAATCGCTACGGATTCCACAAGTATGGTTATCAAAACTTGACTGTAGCCAAACAGGGAAATCTTTGGATTTTCTTGGTGGGAGGCAAAGAATTGTACCGAATGGAATCCCGCACCTTCTTCGGATCTGAAATCGGATTCGTAGTAGGAGGAAAATCGAACCTGGAAATCGACTTCTTGAAAGTCACCCAGATTCCCGTTCGTGATTTCGATGGACCACAGATCTTCATCTCTCAACCGATGTTGAACGACAACGGGATGATCTTCGTGAACGAACGTCAGCAAAAGATCAAGGGAAAAGTTTATGACAAAAGCGCCATCTCGCACTTGGTGATCGGAAATACCCGCATCAAAGTCAACAACGGTTCATTTGAGGCTGGCTTCGAATTGAAAGACAATCGCCCGTACCAAATCGATGTGACCTGCTTCGATACTTACGGGAACTCTTCCACAGAGACCTTCCGCATCCAGTATGTGGACTCTCCGCAGGACGAGCTTGTCTACCAGCCATACAACACACAGGGCAATGAGTATCAGTACCAAAACAACGCTACTCGTACGCCCAAAAGAGAGGAGAAAAAGCCGACAATTGGCGAGAATTATTTGCTGGTAATCGGGGTGAATAGCTACTCCCAGTGGAATCCCCTGCACAACGCAGTCAAGGATTGCAAGGACATCGCCAACACCTTGACCACTTATTACGACTTCTCACCAGACCATGTGATCTCTCGCTTCAATGAAGAGGCCACACGAGAAAATATCCTCGAAACGTTCGAGTACCTTCAGGAGCGATTGACCGAGCATGACAACTTGATCATTTACTACGCCGGTCATGGCTACTACGACAAATCTTCTGAATTGGGGTACTGGGTACCGGTGGACGCTAGGTTGAACAAGATTCCAGATTACATCCGGAACTCTACGATCCACGATTACCTCAGAACGATCGACACCAAACACACTTTCCTGATTGCTGATGCATGCTACGCCGGATCATTGTTCGGAACTACCCGAGGAAATCTCGACCGAGATGCAAGATCGCGCTGGGCATTCACATCAGGAGATATCGAAAAAGTATGGGATGGCCGCCCTGGCACCAACAGCCCATTCGCTAAGTACTTGATCAAATTCCTCCGTGAGAATCCCAAGAATACCTTCACGGTAGAAGAATTGATTCAGTCAGTCAGCCCACTCGTTCAACGCAATACCCAACAGAATCCTCAGGGAGCGGCTCTTCGCCAAGTAGGAGATGACGGTGGCGTGTTCGAGTTCACGAGAAGATAA
- a CDS encoding sigma-70 family RNA polymerase sigma factor, which yields MLFRKRRNIQDWTDEELVEQYKSDGDEACMGELFQRYTHLVFLICMKYLKDPSESEDMSMRIFEKLMKDLKKYEVRTFKYWLHTVVRNQCLIHLDKQKRIREKREDFQRSEAEHVESAPVFDLLGEGDSKELQLQLMEQAITQLKDEQRVCVELFYLKQKSYQEVADETGYTLKQVKSYIQNGKRNLKILMTKMSANTSN from the coding sequence ATGTTGTTCCGAAAACGCAGAAATATCCAGGACTGGACCGACGAGGAGTTGGTCGAGCAATACAAATCAGACGGTGATGAGGCGTGTATGGGGGAATTGTTCCAACGTTACACGCACTTGGTGTTCTTGATTTGTATGAAATACCTGAAGGATCCTTCGGAGAGTGAAGACATGTCTATGCGCATCTTCGAAAAACTCATGAAGGATCTAAAGAAGTATGAAGTCAGAACCTTCAAATACTGGCTTCACACCGTCGTGCGCAATCAATGCCTGATTCATCTAGACAAACAGAAACGAATCAGAGAAAAGCGTGAAGATTTTCAGCGTTCAGAAGCGGAACATGTGGAATCTGCCCCTGTTTTCGATCTACTAGGGGAGGGAGATTCCAAAGAATTACAACTTCAATTGATGGAACAGGCTATTACGCAGCTCAAGGATGAGCAGCGGGTCTGTGTGGAATTATTTTACCTGAAGCAGAAGAGCTATCAGGAAGTAGCCGATGAGACCGGATATACCCTCAAACAAGTCAAGAGCTATATCCAGAACGGGAAACGAAACTTGAAGATCTTGATGACCAAGATGTCGGCGAATACCTCCAACTGA
- a CDS encoding ScpA family protein: protein MTNPADQTYRIHLPQFEGPFDLLLFFIERDELDIHDIPIAKITKDFLGYMQQMREMNIELAAEFILVASTLMRIKAKMLLPRPVLDEKGEEIDPRAELVARLIEYKKYKSVVDDMAQMEFDQAQREVRQFGKQEEKLFLQSEFPEEELVGMDLYRIMRTYKRIWERHHEKLQKPQHVIRRYPYNVEEVKGRLLEEVEEADRIDFVSFVLQESERIFMVFAFLAILELVASQKLALTLGTGYNNFWIEKKVVEPSDEDETVAEDWDEDESLNEPEKEA, encoded by the coding sequence ATGACAAATCCGGCTGACCAGACATATCGTATCCATTTGCCCCAATTTGAAGGGCCGTTTGATCTATTGCTGTTCTTCATTGAACGGGACGAATTGGATATTCACGATATCCCCATTGCCAAAATCACCAAAGACTTTTTGGGTTACATGCAGCAAATGCGCGAGATGAATATTGAGCTCGCTGCTGAATTTATCTTGGTGGCCAGCACACTCATGCGCATCAAGGCCAAGATGTTGTTGCCAAGACCCGTATTGGATGAAAAAGGAGAGGAAATAGATCCTCGGGCGGAACTCGTTGCTCGTTTGATTGAATACAAAAAATACAAATCTGTAGTCGACGATATGGCTCAGATGGAATTCGATCAGGCTCAGCGCGAGGTACGACAATTTGGCAAGCAAGAGGAAAAGCTGTTTCTCCAAAGCGAGTTTCCCGAGGAGGAGTTGGTCGGCATGGATCTCTACCGAATCATGCGTACCTACAAACGGATTTGGGAGCGTCATCATGAGAAGCTCCAAAAACCTCAGCATGTGATCCGGAGATATCCCTACAATGTGGAGGAGGTAAAAGGCCGGCTTCTGGAAGAAGTCGAGGAAGCGGACCGGATTGATTTCGTTTCATTTGTCCTTCAGGAGTCAGAGCGAATTTTCATGGTATTTGCCTTCTTGGCGATTTTGGAGTTGGTCGCTTCGCAAAAATTGGCACTGACGCTCGGTACTGGCTACAATAATTTCTGGATAGAAAAGAAGGTAGTTGAGCCATCTGATGAAGATGAAACGGTTGCCGAAGACTGGGATGAAGACGAATCCCTGAACGAGCCCGAAAAAGAAGCCTAA
- a CDS encoding GlsB/YeaQ/YmgE family stress response membrane protein, whose product MNILVSILVGIAAGWIGGQLMKGRGFGLFGNLLLGVVGAVVGGWVLNFFGFYAGSSLLPTLGTSVLGAVIILFIARLIR is encoded by the coding sequence ATGAACATACTCGTATCAATTCTTGTCGGTATCGCTGCCGGATGGATCGGCGGTCAACTCATGAAAGGACGTGGTTTCGGCCTGTTCGGAAACCTCCTGCTCGGGGTAGTAGGGGCTGTAGTTGGTGGATGGGTCCTCAACTTCTTCGGATTCTACGCGGGTAGCAGTTTGCTTCCGACTTTGGGAACATCCGTTTTGGGGGCGGTGATCATCCTGTTCATTGCGAGACTGATCCGCTAG
- a CDS encoding alpha-ketoglutarate-dependent dioxygenase AlkB yields the protein MREKLPIVDGNIWYDPHFLSMEEASSCMEILSEEIHWEQSSIQIFGKWVPQPRLIAWYGDPHCTYSYSNLTLEPNSWHPVLAGLREKLEEECQTPFNCVLLNLYRDGQDRMGWHSDDEPELGEDPAIASISLGSERRFHLRHKLQKERAKIRLDLAHGSLLYMSGKTQAHWQHQISKTKRQVGPRINLTYRFIPPTSGSVSQ from the coding sequence ATGCGGGAAAAATTGCCCATTGTGGACGGAAATATTTGGTATGATCCGCACTTCCTTTCGATGGAAGAGGCTTCATCCTGCATGGAAATCCTTTCAGAAGAAATCCATTGGGAGCAATCTTCCATTCAGATTTTTGGGAAATGGGTTCCACAACCTCGGCTCATTGCTTGGTATGGGGACCCTCATTGTACATACTCCTATTCCAATCTCACTTTGGAGCCGAATTCCTGGCATCCGGTTTTGGCTGGTTTGCGAGAAAAATTGGAAGAAGAGTGCCAAACTCCTTTCAATTGTGTATTGCTGAATCTGTATCGAGATGGTCAAGACAGGATGGGATGGCACAGTGACGACGAACCCGAATTAGGGGAAGATCCCGCGATCGCATCCATCAGCTTGGGAAGTGAAAGGAGATTTCACCTACGCCACAAACTCCAAAAAGAAAGAGCCAAGATCCGATTGGACTTGGCTCATGGGAGTCTTTTGTATATGTCAGGGAAAACTCAGGCGCATTGGCAGCATCAAATCTCGAAGACCAAACGCCAAGTGGGCCCAAGAATAAATCTCACCTATCGATTCATTCCTCCGACTAGCGGATCAGTCTCGCAATGA
- a CDS encoding pseudouridine-5'-phosphate glycosidase: MDRWLNIHPEVEAALRDGQPVVALESTIISHGMPFPQNVETAKRVESIIRKHGAIPATIAILDGQIHVGLNEELLHRLATEPNVQKASRRDISIYLASGQTAATTVAATMIGAGLANIPIFATGGIGGVHRGAAETMDISADLQELAQTSVAVVSAGVKSILDIPLTLEYLETHGVPVVTLGASEFPAFYSRESGSDSPYTLSTPEEIAKMLAAKWSLGLKGGALIANPIPEQYSLPQSKMDAIIQKAIEEADEKAISGKELTPYLLHRIKEMTKGESLASNIELVCHNAAIAAQIAVHLVSLQA; encoded by the coding sequence ATCGATCGATGGTTGAATATTCATCCCGAAGTGGAAGCTGCGCTTCGGGACGGTCAGCCTGTTGTTGCGCTTGAATCCACCATCATTTCCCACGGCATGCCATTCCCCCAAAATGTGGAGACTGCCAAGCGTGTGGAATCTATCATCCGAAAACATGGCGCCATTCCAGCTACCATTGCCATTTTGGATGGGCAGATTCATGTTGGGCTCAATGAGGAACTTTTGCACCGGCTCGCCACAGAGCCAAACGTCCAGAAGGCTAGCAGACGGGATATTTCAATCTATTTGGCATCTGGACAAACGGCAGCCACTACGGTAGCCGCTACGATGATTGGGGCTGGTCTTGCCAACATCCCCATTTTCGCGACAGGTGGAATTGGCGGGGTACATCGAGGCGCAGCTGAGACCATGGACATCTCTGCGGATTTGCAGGAACTCGCACAGACCTCTGTGGCAGTTGTCTCCGCGGGTGTGAAATCCATTTTGGACATTCCGCTGACTTTGGAATATCTCGAAACGCATGGAGTTCCGGTAGTAACGCTTGGCGCTTCGGAGTTTCCAGCATTTTATAGTCGCGAAAGCGGTAGCGATTCTCCCTACACGCTCAGTACCCCTGAGGAAATCGCCAAGATGCTGGCTGCAAAATGGAGTTTAGGTCTAAAGGGCGGGGCCTTAATCGCCAATCCCATCCCTGAACAATATTCCCTCCCACAATCTAAAATGGATGCAATCATTCAGAAAGCGATCGAAGAAGCAGATGAAAAAGCCATCAGCGGCAAGGAACTTACCCCTTACCTACTCCATCGAATCAAGGAAATGACGAAGGGGGAGAGTCTCGCATCCAATATTGAGCTGGTTTGCCACAATGCCGCCATTGCTGCCCAAATAGCCGTTCATCTTGTGAGTCTTCAAGCCTAG